A region of Moorena sp. SIOASIH DNA encodes the following proteins:
- a CDS encoding glycerophosphodiester phosphodiesterase: MLTNKIIAHRGASNCAKENTIEAYEKAIQLGAEFIEFDVRITKDEVLISHHDPMIANQAISQLSFEEINRIAGQQGFRVPTVEEVLVLTRNKIKLAVELKEEGYEEKVMALVMGYIKIDYFVILSFNVPSLRWIKYNYTEVKTGLLLSKKNNNFLIILLRVFGILVFQKLIRLTPDILALQWEMLKFGLLKIAAKQGKPVFVWTVNDQKTIGELLNDNRVNGIITDKPDLACKLSANALRARYANSGQRSAVSGQQT; the protein is encoded by the coding sequence ATGCTGACCAATAAGATAATCGCTCATCGTGGAGCTTCTAATTGTGCCAAAGAGAATACTATTGAAGCCTATGAAAAAGCGATTCAACTTGGGGCTGAATTTATCGAATTTGATGTAAGAATTACTAAAGATGAGGTATTGATTTCCCATCATGATCCAATGATAGCTAATCAAGCTATCAGTCAGTTAAGCTTTGAAGAAATAAATCGCATTGCTGGTCAGCAAGGGTTTAGAGTGCCTACGGTTGAGGAAGTTTTAGTACTGACTCGTAACAAGATTAAACTAGCGGTTGAACTGAAAGAAGAAGGCTATGAAGAAAAAGTCATGGCCTTAGTAATGGGATATATCAAGATAGATTACTTTGTTATTTTATCATTTAATGTTCCATCGTTAAGATGGATAAAATATAATTATACTGAGGTTAAAACGGGATTGTTATTAAGCAAAAAAAATAATAATTTTCTGATTATATTACTGAGAGTTTTCGGGATTTTGGTGTTTCAGAAACTGATACGACTTACCCCGGATATACTAGCACTACAGTGGGAAATGTTAAAATTTGGTTTATTGAAAATTGCTGCTAAACAGGGCAAACCGGTTTTTGTTTGGACTGTAAATGATCAAAAAACGATTGGAGAGCTTCTAAATGATAATCGGGTAAATGGTATAATTACCGACAAACCTGACTTAGCTTGTAAGCTATCAGCTAATGCGCTACGCGCACGCTACGCGAACAGCGGTCAGCGGTCAGCGGTCAGCGGTCAGCAGACTTAA
- a CDS encoding ribonucleoside-diphosphate reductase subunit alpha: MQQTLSATSITQNQGNIKVIRRDGSLTSLDISKIRAVVEWACAGKDVNPITLEAGLTTRLRDGVTTREIQDNLINCALEMCSPDQPDWRYVAGRLQIWSIWKDTLVNRGYEYGDYPRTVRSKVESGQYDPSILTYTTEELKEAGSWINPDWDTDYDYAGAVLLTRRYLLGDELPQEAFLTCALLLGSVEVPEDRLSWARRFYEAIAQRKISLATPILANLRIPKGSLSSCFITSIDDNLESIFEGITDTARISKNGGGVGVNVSRIRSTGSWVMGKANASGGVIPWIKLLNDTAIAVNQGGRRAGAVTVSVDVWHLDVPEFLEMQAENGDPRRKAYDIFPQLVIPDEFMRRVVNKEDWTLIDPYEVRIKLGIELSQLWAEEFESAYQTIEAAIGETLTLYKTVNARELFKTIMRSQVETGMPYLAFKDTINRANPNQHQGYIPAVNLCTESFSNVEIGNAAHCCNLDSINLANIEETELPNICRLAVRILDNTIDLTTPPFKAAHSHNHKYRTIGVGCMGLADWLAKRWLTYNNLKEISNLFEDIGYYCTHASMELAIERGAYAAFDGSEWSKGKLIGAKPVEWFVKKSQHPERWVTLSQDIQQFGIRNSHITAIAPNTSSSLVQGCTASVLPVHSKFFYDKWAKGTVPIAPPFIKDNFWLYHENKNFDQKKVVKAVATIQQWIDTGISMELLFNLNQGVYFPDEPERTLKAKDIYETLVMAWELGCKAVYYIRTVQRDNFKELDNTCIACAN, encoded by the coding sequence ATGCAACAAACCCTATCGGCAACATCCATAACTCAAAATCAAGGGAATATTAAGGTGATCAGACGGGATGGTTCTCTGACTTCCCTTGATATTTCCAAAATTCGTGCTGTTGTTGAGTGGGCTTGTGCTGGCAAGGATGTGAATCCGATCACTCTAGAAGCCGGACTCACTACTCGCTTGCGTGATGGTGTTACCACCAGAGAGATTCAGGATAACTTGATCAACTGTGCCCTGGAAATGTGTAGTCCTGATCAGCCTGACTGGCGCTATGTAGCAGGACGACTGCAGATCTGGAGTATCTGGAAAGACACCCTGGTAAACCGTGGTTATGAGTACGGTGACTACCCTAGAACTGTTCGCTCCAAAGTAGAGTCTGGTCAATATGACCCCAGTATCTTAACCTATACGACTGAGGAGCTAAAAGAAGCAGGTTCTTGGATTAATCCGGATTGGGACACGGATTATGATTATGCAGGAGCTGTACTGCTAACTCGTCGGTATCTCCTAGGGGATGAGTTGCCCCAAGAGGCATTTTTAACTTGTGCTCTGCTGCTAGGGTCAGTGGAAGTGCCGGAAGATAGACTAAGTTGGGCAAGGCGATTTTATGAAGCGATCGCACAACGGAAAATATCTCTAGCTACCCCGATCCTGGCTAATCTCAGAATTCCTAAGGGGTCTCTGTCTTCCTGTTTTATCACTAGCATTGATGACAACCTGGAAAGCATCTTTGAAGGAATTACTGATACCGCCAGAATCTCCAAAAACGGTGGTGGTGTTGGGGTCAATGTCAGCCGGATTCGCTCAACCGGTAGCTGGGTGATGGGCAAAGCCAATGCTTCGGGAGGGGTGATTCCTTGGATTAAACTGCTTAACGATACTGCGATCGCAGTTAATCAAGGGGGCCGTCGGGCAGGGGCAGTCACCGTTAGTGTAGATGTGTGGCATCTCGATGTGCCAGAGTTTCTGGAGATGCAAGCGGAAAATGGCGATCCCCGCCGCAAGGCTTATGATATCTTTCCCCAATTGGTGATTCCCGATGAGTTTATGCGTCGGGTGGTCAATAAAGAAGACTGGACGTTAATCGATCCCTATGAAGTACGGATCAAGCTAGGCATTGAGCTATCTCAACTGTGGGCAGAAGAGTTTGAAAGCGCCTATCAAACTATTGAAGCAGCCATCGGAGAAACCCTGACTCTCTACAAGACCGTCAATGCTCGGGAACTCTTCAAGACGATTATGCGATCGCAAGTAGAGACCGGAATGCCTTACTTGGCGTTCAAGGATACCATTAACCGCGCTAATCCTAATCAACACCAGGGCTACATCCCAGCGGTAAATCTTTGTACCGAAAGTTTCTCTAATGTCGAAATTGGCAATGCTGCTCACTGTTGCAATTTGGACTCAATCAATCTCGCCAATATTGAGGAAACTGAATTGCCCAATATCTGTCGTCTAGCAGTGCGGATTCTCGATAACACGATTGATTTAACCACTCCTCCTTTTAAAGCAGCCCATAGCCACAATCACAAATACCGCACCATCGGAGTAGGTTGTATGGGATTAGCCGATTGGTTAGCTAAACGGTGGCTAACCTATAACAACCTCAAAGAAATTAGTAACTTATTTGAGGATATTGGCTACTACTGCACCCATGCATCTATGGAACTGGCTATCGAACGTGGTGCTTATGCTGCTTTCGATGGTAGTGAGTGGAGTAAAGGTAAGCTAATTGGTGCTAAACCAGTGGAATGGTTTGTAAAAAAATCCCAGCATCCAGAGCGTTGGGTAACCCTATCTCAGGATATTCAACAATTTGGGATTCGCAATTCTCATATTACTGCGATCGCACCCAATACATCCTCATCCCTAGTACAAGGATGTACCGCTAGTGTCTTACCAGTTCACAGCAAATTCTTCTATGACAAATGGGCAAAAGGCACTGTACCCATTGCCCCACCCTTTATTAAAGACAATTTTTGGTTATACCACGAAAACAAAAACTTTGATCAGAAAAAAGTTGTTAAAGCCGTCGCCACTATCCAGCAATGGATTGATACTGGGATTTCCATGGAATTGTTATTTAACTTAAACCAAGGAGTCTATTTCCCAGACGAACCTGAACGCACCCTTAAAGCCAAAGACATCTATGAAACCCTAGTCATGGCCTGGGAATTAGGATGTAAAGCCGTCTATTATATCCGAACCGTCCAGCGTGACAACTTCAAAGAATTAGACAACACTTGTATCGCTTGCGCTAATTAG
- a CDS encoding DUF4346 domain-containing protein, whose product MMITAQDITAIDEKLSKRFIELDPEGYFIIYIDREASLICAEHYSNKINEKGLAVDPETGEPFPCDGKLNRTPTAIFKGRTAKELGMKITEETKPCPLSRFDHALYLGREFVRAEIAMINGEEYIQD is encoded by the coding sequence ATGATGATCACTGCCCAAGACATTACTGCTATTGATGAGAAGCTCTCCAAACGCTTTATTGAACTCGATCCAGAGGGCTACTTTATTATTTACATAGACCGAGAGGCAAGTCTGATCTGTGCTGAACACTACAGTAACAAAATTAATGAGAAAGGGTTAGCAGTTGATCCAGAAACCGGAGAACCATTTCCCTGCGATGGCAAACTAAACCGTACTCCCACCGCTATTTTCAAAGGTAGGACAGCCAAGGAACTAGGCATGAAAATTACCGAAGAAACTAAACCCTGTCCTTTAAGTCGTTTCGATCACGCCCTTTACCTAGGACGAGAATTTGTCAGAGCGGAGATAGCGATGATTAATGGCGAAGAGTATATTCAAGATTAG